DNA from bacterium:
ACCTCGTCGTCGAGCTGGAGCCGCTCAGGATCGAGACCTACTACTCCTTCGGCCGGAACCACGCCCACGGCGTCTCCACCCGGGAGTTCGACCTCTGGGTGTTCTGGAACATCACCACGGCCCTGGAACTGGGCGGATATTACATCTGGACCGATTACGACGGCGGCGATATCCCGGACTATCAGCGCGCCGGCAGCAGTCTCGCGATCAATTTCTGATCCCGCCCCCGGCTTCCCGGAGGAGAAGGCCGTGGAGGATTCCGCGGTCGCTGACGACGGCGGTCTCCAGGCCTCCGCGCTCCATGATCGCGGCCGCGGCCGCGCAGCCGGCCGGGAAGATGTCCGCCCGGTCGGCGGGGAGTCCCGCCACCGCTTTCCGGTCCCGGAGGGGAAGGGCCGCCACCCTGTGCCCGATGGCGGCGATCTCTTCCAGGAAAACCTCGGTCCCCTGGACGCGGGCGCCGTCGTAAGTCTCCAGGCCCAGCTTGACCGCGGCCAGGGTGGTGAAGGTGCCTCCCACTCCCACCAGGGATATCGGGGAGGAGAAGAGTTCGAGGGGAAGCCGGCGGGCCAGGTGGCGCGCCCGCGCCCGCGCCGGAGCGTATCCGTCGCCGCTTTCGTCCCGGAGCCGCACGCAGCCCAGGGGTATCCCGGCGAAGAGCCAGGTTTTGGGGGCGACCCCGGGCCGGATAAGTTCGGTGCTTCCCCCTCCGGGATCGGCGACCAGATACGGCCCCGCCTCCGGCGGCAGTCCCGACACCGCTCCTTCCCAGGCCAGGACGGCTTCTTCGCGGGGTTCGACGACCTCCACCTCGATGCCCAGCTCCCGCGCCCGCTCCAGCAGTTCCCGGGCGCCGTCCGCCCGGCGCAGGGCTTCGGTCCCCACCGCCGCCGTCCGCTCGACCCCGTTCCGGGCCAGGGCGGCCCCGATGCTTTCGAGGGCGCTCAGGGTTCGTTCGACCGCCGCCCGGTTCAGCTTTCCCCCGCGCAGACCGGCCCCCAGCCGCGGAGTTTCGATCCCCGTCTCCAGGATTCGGGGGGGACGATCCGGGGAAGTCTCCGCCACCAGGTAGCGCACGGAATTGGTCCCGACATCGACAGCGCCGATCCTCATGTAACGCTCCCCGCCCGCGGCGGTTTTCGTGGACGCCCCATGATTTCAGTTCTCCGACGGCGGCGCAAGCTTTTGCTCGGCCCGCGTTCTCCTGTTGCTCGGGGGGAGAAGCTGGTATAATCGGATCAAAAGGAGAAACCGCCATGCCCTTACTGCTTTTTTCCGGAATAGGTTGGGGGGAACTGGCTCTGGTGCTGCTCGTTCTTTTCCTCATCTTCGGCGCGCGCAAGTTTCCCGAGATCATGCGCTCGTTGGGCAAGGGGGTGAACGAGTTCAAGAGATCCCTGGACGAGGGGGCGGATTCCGGGGATAAGAACCAGGCTCCGCCGCCGGAGGAAGAAAAGAAGCCGGAGTAAACCCGGTGGAGGAAAAAACCTTCGTCGAGCATCTCGAGGAACTGCGCGGCCTCATCCTCCGGTCGGCGCTTGTTTGGGTTGCGGCTTCTGCCGGCTGCTTCGTTTTCGCCGGTTCCCTCCTCGACGCTCTGCGTTTCCCCTTGACCCGGCTCGCTCCGGCGGGCGCCCCGGCGCTGCGCACGCTCTCGCCCGCGGGCGTGATGGTGATGAACCTGAAGCTGTCGGCGGCCGCGGGGTTCGTCGTGGCGTTCCCCGTCGTCCTCTGGATGTCGGCGCGTTTCGTCTCCCCCGGCCTCGAGCCCCGGGAAAAAAAGGCGGCTGCGGCCGTCCTGGGCGCGGGCACCGCCCTCTTTCTTCTGGGCGCGTTCTTCGTATACTTCGGGCTGCTCCCGATCTCCCTGCGCTTTCTCCGCGACTACGCCCTCGGCTACGGCATCGAGCCGGCTTGGACATTGGAGGAGTACGTCGCCTTCGCCGCCGCCCTGATCCTGGGCGGCGGAGTCGCCTTCGAGTTCCCGGTCGTGGTTCTCGGCGCCGTCGCCCTGGGATGGACCGACGCCCGCCGCCTGCGCCGCGCGCGGCCCTGGGTGGTGGCGGCAGTCCTCCTCGCCGCCGCGTTGCTCACCCCGCCCGACGTTGCCTCCCAGGTGATTTTAGCGGTTCCGGTGTTGATTTTATTCGAGATCTGTGTTTTCCTTGCAAGGTTCATGACCGGGCGCTCGCGGGCCGGGGCGTCCGGAGGGAGACGGAATGAGACCGCGTAAGGAGGTGGGTCATCGCTACCGAGGAAATTTACAGCAAGAGGATCTCCTGCGGGAAACGCACCTACTTTTTCAACCTCAAGGAG
Protein-coding regions in this window:
- a CDS encoding twin-arginine translocase TatA/TatE family subunit; amino-acid sequence: MPLLLFSGIGWGELALVLLVLFLIFGARKFPEIMRSLGKGVNEFKRSLDEGADSGDKNQAPPPEEEKKPE
- the tatC gene encoding twin-arginine translocase subunit TatC, which produces MEEKTFVEHLEELRGLILRSALVWVAASAGCFVFAGSLLDALRFPLTRLAPAGAPALRTLSPAGVMVMNLKLSAAAGFVVAFPVVLWMSARFVSPGLEPREKKAAAAVLGAGTALFLLGAFFVYFGLLPISLRFLRDYALGYGIEPAWTLEEYVAFAAALILGGGVAFEFPVVVLGAVALGWTDARRLRRARPWVVAAVLLAAALLTPPDVASQVILAVPVLILFEICVFLARFMTGRSRAGASGGRRNETA